A region of Silurus meridionalis isolate SWU-2019-XX chromosome 17, ASM1480568v1, whole genome shotgun sequence DNA encodes the following proteins:
- the rnf165b gene encoding E3 ubiquitin-protein ligase RNF165 isoform X1, whose amino-acid sequence MVLVHVGYLVLPVFGSVRNRGSQFNRHQHSHATSCRHFQVGPQAQIPVDFPMPHPGQSQAGMNPHLGPTHQPAAPLHPPLGHIPAPQFQDIQGPPFLPQALHQQYLIQQQILEAQHRRFLAQPSRHAQERTAHHPQAIRAPYEYTPSIHVPPPPPVQQQPRYLAEGTDWDLSVDPGLPHSHYHVPQLPQHYQHYLASPRLHHFPRNASSAQVVVHEIRNYPYPQLHLLTLQGLNPSRHATAVRESYEELLQLEDRLGNVNRGAVQTTIERFTFPHKYKKRRPLELKIGMDEDELDTDEKCTICLSMLEDGEDVRRLPCMHLFHQACVDQWLSTNKKCPICRVDIETQLTPDS is encoded by the exons GATCTCAGTTTAACAGGCATCAGCATAGCCATGCTACCTCTTGCCGGCATTTCCAAGTAGGGCCTCAGGCCCAGATCCCTGTTGACTTCCCAATGCCCCATCCAGGACAATCACAGGCGGGCATGAACCCACACCTTGGCCCAACGCACCAGCCAGCTGCCCCGTTGCATCCTCCCCTTGGCCACATACCAGCACCACAGTTCCAGGATATCCAAGGCCCCCCCTTCCTACCTCAGGCTTTACACCAGCAATACCTCATCCAGCAGCAGATCCTGGAGGCACAGCACAGGAGGTTCCTTGCGCAGCCCAG CAGGCATGCCCAAGAAAGAACAGCACACCATCCCCAGGCGATCCGTGCCCCCTATGAATACACCCCCTCCATACATGTTCCTCCCCCTCCACCTGTACAGCAGCAGCCACGCTATCTTGCTGAAGGAACAGActg GGACTTGAGTGTGGACCCTGGTCTACCTCATTCACACTACCATGTCCCTCAGCTCCCACAGCACTATCAGCACTACCTGGCCTCTCCAAGGCTGCACCACTTTCCCAGAAATGCATCCTCAGCTCAAGTG GTTGTCCATGAGATCAGAAATTATCCCTATCCACAGTTACATCTATTGACACTGCAGGGCCTCAATCCCTCCCGCCATGCCACTGCTGTGAGGGAAAGCTATGAG gAACTCTTGCAGCTGGAAGACAGACTTGGCAATGTGAATCGAGGGGCTGTGCAGACCACCATTGAAAGGTTTACATTTCCTCATAAATACAAAAAG AGAAGACCACTGGAGCTGAAAATAGGGATGGATGAGGATGAGCTGGACACAGATGAAAAATGTACAATCTGCCTGTCGATGCTTGAGGATGGAGAGGATGTGAG GAGATTACCCTGCATGCACCTCTTCCATCAGGCTTGTGTTGACCAGTGGCTTTCAACCAATAAGAAGTGTCCAATTTGCAGGGTGGACATTGAGACCCAGCTGACTCCGGACAGCTGA
- the rnf165b gene encoding E3 ubiquitin-protein ligase RNF165 isoform X2, translating into MVLVHVGYLVLPVFGSVRNRGSQFNRHQHSHATSCRHFQVGPQAQIPVDFPMPHPGQSQAGMNPHLGPTHQPAAPLHPPLGHIPAPQFQDIQGPPFLPQALHQQYLIQQQILEAQHRRFLAQPRHAQERTAHHPQAIRAPYEYTPSIHVPPPPPVQQQPRYLAEGTDWDLSVDPGLPHSHYHVPQLPQHYQHYLASPRLHHFPRNASSAQVVVHEIRNYPYPQLHLLTLQGLNPSRHATAVRESYEELLQLEDRLGNVNRGAVQTTIERFTFPHKYKKRRPLELKIGMDEDELDTDEKCTICLSMLEDGEDVRRLPCMHLFHQACVDQWLSTNKKCPICRVDIETQLTPDS; encoded by the exons GATCTCAGTTTAACAGGCATCAGCATAGCCATGCTACCTCTTGCCGGCATTTCCAAGTAGGGCCTCAGGCCCAGATCCCTGTTGACTTCCCAATGCCCCATCCAGGACAATCACAGGCGGGCATGAACCCACACCTTGGCCCAACGCACCAGCCAGCTGCCCCGTTGCATCCTCCCCTTGGCCACATACCAGCACCACAGTTCCAGGATATCCAAGGCCCCCCCTTCCTACCTCAGGCTTTACACCAGCAATACCTCATCCAGCAGCAGATCCTGGAGGCACAGCACAGGAGGTTCCTTGCGCAGCCCAG GCATGCCCAAGAAAGAACAGCACACCATCCCCAGGCGATCCGTGCCCCCTATGAATACACCCCCTCCATACATGTTCCTCCCCCTCCACCTGTACAGCAGCAGCCACGCTATCTTGCTGAAGGAACAGActg GGACTTGAGTGTGGACCCTGGTCTACCTCATTCACACTACCATGTCCCTCAGCTCCCACAGCACTATCAGCACTACCTGGCCTCTCCAAGGCTGCACCACTTTCCCAGAAATGCATCCTCAGCTCAAGTG GTTGTCCATGAGATCAGAAATTATCCCTATCCACAGTTACATCTATTGACACTGCAGGGCCTCAATCCCTCCCGCCATGCCACTGCTGTGAGGGAAAGCTATGAG gAACTCTTGCAGCTGGAAGACAGACTTGGCAATGTGAATCGAGGGGCTGTGCAGACCACCATTGAAAGGTTTACATTTCCTCATAAATACAAAAAG AGAAGACCACTGGAGCTGAAAATAGGGATGGATGAGGATGAGCTGGACACAGATGAAAAATGTACAATCTGCCTGTCGATGCTTGAGGATGGAGAGGATGTGAG GAGATTACCCTGCATGCACCTCTTCCATCAGGCTTGTGTTGACCAGTGGCTTTCAACCAATAAGAAGTGTCCAATTTGCAGGGTGGACATTGAGACCCAGCTGACTCCGGACAGCTGA